In the Populus trichocarpa isolate Nisqually-1 chromosome 1, P.trichocarpa_v4.1, whole genome shotgun sequence genome, one interval contains:
- the LOC7459133 gene encoding probable protein phosphatase 2C 80, producing MIIKKRRIAVRSQSNFQATVSVSDDDESGEKLRMNMGTCYFPKDIESNPESLGQDAHFICQERQTFGVADGVGGWAKKGIDSGIFARELMSNYLTSLRSLEPGRAVNLKKILLKAHSKTAAIGSSTACVVSLKGDHLCYANVGDSGFMVFRGKRLVYRSPTQQNYFNCPFSLGNWVGEGKRPVSVFLGEFDVEQGDIVVAGSDGVFDNLFGSEIEEILQESEGRPWPQDLAWTIATVASMNSTSEEYDSPFAIAAESEGIEHVGGKIDDITVIVAMIELEQPRVSQEEEEE from the coding sequence ATGATTATCAAAAAGAGAAGAATAGCTGTGCGAAGCCAGTCAAATTTTCAAGCCACGGTTTCGGTTTCTGATGATGATGAAAGCGGTGAGAAGTTGAGGATGAATATGGGAACCTGTTACTTCCCTAAAGATATCGAGTCGAACCCAGAAAGTCTAGGCCAAGACGCCCATTTTATTTGCCAAGAAAGACAAACCTTTGGAGTGGCTGATGGTGTTGGTGGTTGGGCTAAAAAAGGTATTGATTCTGGGATTTTTGCCAGAGAACTCATGTCCAATTATCTTACTTCTCTTCGATCCTTAGAGCCTGGTCGGGCTGTTAATCTAAAGAAGATATTGTTAAAAGCGCATTCCAAGACCGCTGCTATAGGATCATCCACTGCCTGTGTTGTTAGCCTTAAAGGAGACCATTTGTGTTATGCCAATGTGGGTGACAGCGGTTTCATGGTTTTTAGAGGGAAAAGGCTTGTTTACAGGTCACCAACACAGCAGAATTATTTCAACTGTCCTTTTTCCTTGGGGAATTGGGTTGGGGAGGGTAAGCGCCCGGTTTCGGTTTTCCTTGGTGAATTTGATGTAGAGCAGGGGGACATTGTGGTTGCTGGTTCTGATGGAGTGTTTGATAATCTTTTTGGCTCTGAGATTGAGGAAATTCTTCAAGAATCTGAAGGAAGACCTTGGCCTCAGGACCTTGCATGGACCATCGCAACTGTTGCATCCATGAATTCAACCAGCGAAGAATATGACTCTCCCTTTGCAATTGCTGCTGAGTCTGAAGGAATCGAGCACGTTGGAGGCAAAATTGATGACATTACTGTCATTGTTGCTATGATTGAGTTGGAACAGCCTAGGGTTAgccaggaggaggaggaggagtaa